A genomic segment from Peribacillus sp. ACCC06369 encodes:
- a CDS encoding PH domain-containing protein, with protein sequence MFKKIAADALGLSDIGSVISPADYDKVDADDYIMHEDEEKIYFLIKSKTDEYCFTNQAFIHLDGTSAISKKRTLTRYSYSQYNISNVTLETAGTVDLDVEIKFSIGAKSFSIDVHKKFIEELKDLFKTLVKISEICHENEFALQYAQQSVNLASSTLNQVRTEGSQMAASFKDINSAAFEWLMDSRKKYHVKDFGYVFEKYINN encoded by the coding sequence ATGTTCAAGAAAATTGCGGCTGATGCCCTTGGTCTTAGTGATATTGGGAGTGTGATTAGCCCTGCCGATTATGACAAGGTGGATGCAGATGATTATATCATGCATGAAGATGAGGAAAAAATTTATTTCCTGATTAAATCGAAAACCGATGAGTACTGTTTCACGAATCAAGCGTTCATACATTTGGATGGCACGAGTGCCATAAGCAAAAAGCGTACACTTACTAGATATAGCTACAGCCAGTATAATATTTCCAACGTAACGCTTGAAACGGCAGGGACTGTTGATTTGGATGTGGAAATTAAATTTTCGATCGGTGCAAAGAGTTTCTCCATTGATGTCCATAAGAAATTCATTGAAGAATTAAAGGATTTGTTCAAAACACTCGTGAAAATATCGGAAATTTGCCATGAGAATGAATTTGCCCTTCAATATGCACAGCAAAGTGTAAACCTTGCTTCTTCCACTTTGAACCAGGTTCGTACTGAAGGAAGCCAAATGGCTGCAAGTTTCAAGGACATTAATTCCGCAGCTTTCGAATGGTTGATGGATAGCCGGAAAAAGTACCATGTGAAAGATTTTGGCTATGTTTTTGAGAAATATATCAATAATTAA
- a CDS encoding GNAT family N-acetyltransferase, whose amino-acid sequence MQIVAKRMIATDTVKSFFIQHWETTQVVFSRGLFHYAELEGFGVMDENEKITGLGTYKLSDHVCQIISLNSEHENQGVGSSLLYVMENIAKEKNCHTIKAITTNDNLQALKFFQKRGYVISEIVKNAVEESRKIKPEIPFYSFEGIPIRDEIILEKYL is encoded by the coding sequence ATGCAAATCGTAGCGAAAAGAATGATTGCGACAGATACGGTCAAGAGTTTTTTCATTCAGCACTGGGAGACGACTCAAGTCGTTTTTTCAAGAGGCTTGTTTCATTATGCGGAACTTGAGGGTTTTGGAGTGATGGACGAGAATGAAAAAATCACGGGGTTGGGAACATACAAATTATCCGACCATGTATGTCAGATCATTTCTTTGAACAGTGAGCATGAGAATCAAGGAGTGGGCTCATCGTTGCTTTATGTGATGGAAAATATCGCTAAGGAAAAAAATTGCCATACTATTAAAGCGATTACAACGAACGATAATTTACAGGCATTGAAGTTTTTTCAAAAGCGTGGTTATGTCATTTCGGAAATCGTTAAAAATGCAGTTGAAGAATCACGGAAAATAAAACCTGAAATACCATTTTACAGTTTTGAAGGAATTCCGATCCGAGATGAGATAATACTGGAGAAATACTTATGA
- a CDS encoding peptidylprolyl isomerase, whose protein sequence is MTNFPQLTSEVLENEKAVIMQTTMGDIKIKLFPELAPKTVENFLTHAENGYYEGIIFHRVIKDFMLQGGDPTGTGMGGESIWGTPFEDEFSMQLFNLRGALSMANAGPGTNGSQFFVVQAQHVDSRMGEQMKQAGYPEEIISAYMEQGGTPWLDHKHSVFGQVVEGMDVVDTIANVETVAGDKPAVDVVIKGITIL, encoded by the coding sequence ATGACAAACTTTCCACAATTAACAAGTGAAGTTTTGGAAAATGAAAAAGCGGTCATCATGCAAACGACGATGGGCGATATTAAAATTAAACTATTCCCTGAGCTGGCTCCGAAGACAGTGGAAAATTTCTTGACCCATGCTGAAAACGGCTACTACGAAGGAATCATCTTCCACCGTGTCATCAAGGATTTCATGCTTCAAGGCGGAGATCCGACAGGAACTGGAATGGGTGGAGAAAGTATCTGGGGAACTCCATTCGAGGATGAGTTCTCTATGCAATTATTCAATTTGCGTGGAGCTCTTTCCATGGCAAATGCAGGCCCGGGAACAAACGGCAGCCAATTCTTCGTCGTACAAGCCCAGCATGTAGACAGCAGAATGGGTGAGCAAATGAAGCAAGCCGGTTATCCGGAAGAAATCATCAGCGCTTATATGGAACAAGGTGGCACACCATGGTTGGATCATAAACACTCTGTTTTTGGTCAAGTGGTTGAAGGCATGGACGTTGTTGATACGATTGCTAACGTAGAGACAGTTGCGGGAGATAAACCAGCAGTGGATGTGGTCATTAAAGGGATCACCATTTTATAA
- a CDS encoding kinase-associated lipoprotein B, producing the protein MSEQDFKIGDKVTAIYKTGKYIGEITDIRPAAYLVKVLAVLKHPMQGDLHNPKQTEVSMFHQRRALAFREQTNVPKNMVRIFEEEIPEYKESLREAVEKMKRTLSEAHTEWNDKSLQLLEDLAADYFK; encoded by the coding sequence ATGTCAGAACAGGATTTTAAAATCGGCGATAAGGTTACCGCCATATATAAAACTGGAAAATACATCGGGGAAATTACCGATATCAGACCTGCTGCATATCTTGTTAAAGTGTTGGCTGTCTTAAAGCATCCCATGCAGGGAGATCTTCATAACCCGAAGCAAACGGAAGTGTCCATGTTCCATCAGCGGCGCGCTCTTGCATTCCGGGAGCAAACCAATGTACCGAAGAATATGGTAAGGATCTTTGAAGAGGAGATTCCTGAGTATAAGGAGTCCTTAAGAGAAGCTGTCGAGAAAATGAAACGCACCTTAAGCGAAGCACACACAGAGTGGAATGATAAAAGCTTACAGTTGCTTGAGGATTTAGCGGCGGACTATTTCAAATAA
- the kapD gene encoding 3'-5' exonuclease KapD, protein MEEQQQYVFIDFEFTMPEGKANPSGFYPEIIEVGLVTVINESIQEQYSSFVNPLKFPVLTGRCKKFLNITQDQVDRGISFEELVSLLKKIDEQHPTTIVTWGNMDMKVLRQNCQKSGLDFPFSGKQTDLCMEYKRFFGDQNQTGLWKAVQAYGKEGTGKHHRALDDAITTYNIFKLVEKDKSYMQNHEPTTIGERIDLSKVLNHLAL, encoded by the coding sequence ATGGAGGAACAACAGCAATATGTATTCATTGATTTTGAATTTACGATGCCGGAAGGAAAAGCCAATCCATCAGGATTTTATCCAGAAATCATTGAGGTTGGTTTAGTCACAGTCATTAATGAGAGTATTCAGGAACAATACTCATCTTTTGTTAACCCATTGAAATTTCCAGTCCTAACGGGAAGATGCAAGAAGTTCTTGAACATTACCCAAGATCAGGTGGACCGTGGGATTTCATTTGAAGAGTTGGTTTCTTTATTGAAGAAAATTGATGAGCAGCACCCGACGACGATTGTGACCTGGGGAAATATGGACATGAAGGTACTTCGCCAGAACTGTCAGAAATCAGGACTTGATTTCCCTTTTTCAGGGAAACAAACGGATCTTTGCATGGAGTATAAACGCTTTTTCGGAGATCAAAACCAAACCGGACTTTGGAAGGCTGTACAGGCCTATGGCAAAGAAGGGACAGGCAAGCATCACAGGGCGCTGGATGATGCAATCACGACATATAATATCTTTAAGTTAGTAGAGAAAGATAAAAGTTATATGCAAAATCATGAACCGACGACAATTGGCGAGCGCATTGATTTATCAAAGGTTTTGAATCATTTAGCGTTATAA
- a CDS encoding transglycosylase domain-containing protein, with amino-acid sequence MRKCLGYITISLLVPVLILFIFLSYQEWSLAQSPYHVLDERIPIDSVELSQTSYMKAANGKVISEISTGEKRTYLKLEDIPLFLENLFIVTEDQKFYDHAGVDLSGISRALLINSQNKTIEQGGSTITQQLARNAYLSHDRTYNRKLSEILYAYQLERKKSKPEIMELYLNAIYFSNGAYGIEAASQYYFSKPTGELSKAELAFLAAIPNNPENYNPLKHFDETKKRQERLLKQMVAEGDLEQTEYEKLIKTTIKLDLSTSVDLYPDYVTYVHQELKNLVASSEGLTKSLQSPDVDIRQQAEVELNKKVEKLLNSGVTIHTALDTKLQTQSKTAVQSKIGVNDIEGALVVIQHHTHELVSLIGGKDYKKNSFNRAYQSYRQPGSAIKPLLDYAPYIEETGADINQLVSGASYCSNSYCPKNYSGDSYGMVTLRTAFAQSYNTPAIRLFEKTGMETSFKYLEAFDFKKVSKKDHHTSSAIGGFEYGMSPLELTNAYTSFNDGNYQPARAIIKITDQKGEVLYKWNDNSKEIWNKSTVAKMRQLLHETTLSGTARKAYFPTDYIGGKTGTTNDVKDMWFVGLTANYTTGVWIGRDKPSNLQSIYSHTPHVLIWKDISQTAE; translated from the coding sequence ATGCGCAAGTGCCTTGGTTATATCACGATTTCCCTCTTAGTTCCCGTATTGATCCTTTTCATTTTCCTTTCCTATCAGGAATGGTCCTTAGCGCAATCTCCCTATCATGTACTTGACGAGCGAATTCCCATTGATTCGGTAGAACTGTCTCAGACCAGTTACATGAAGGCTGCAAATGGAAAGGTCATCAGTGAAATTTCCACTGGTGAAAAAAGGACCTACCTAAAACTTGAAGACATCCCCCTTTTCCTGGAAAACCTGTTCATCGTTACAGAGGATCAGAAATTTTATGATCATGCAGGCGTTGACCTATCCGGCATAAGCAGGGCGCTTCTTATCAATTCACAAAATAAAACAATCGAACAAGGCGGCAGTACCATTACCCAGCAACTGGCCAGGAATGCTTACCTTTCACATGATAGGACGTATAACCGAAAACTTAGTGAAATCCTTTACGCCTATCAGTTAGAGCGAAAAAAATCAAAACCGGAAATCATGGAGCTATATTTGAATGCCATATATTTCAGTAATGGAGCCTATGGAATTGAAGCTGCCTCCCAGTATTATTTCAGTAAACCGACTGGGGAGTTGTCCAAAGCGGAACTTGCCTTCCTTGCAGCGATCCCTAATAATCCCGAAAACTACAATCCTCTTAAACATTTTGATGAGACGAAAAAGAGGCAGGAGAGATTACTGAAACAAATGGTAGCCGAAGGTGATTTAGAACAGACCGAGTATGAAAAACTCATCAAAACTACGATTAAATTAGACTTGTCCACCTCGGTCGACTTATATCCCGATTACGTGACGTATGTTCATCAGGAATTGAAAAACCTGGTGGCATCCTCTGAAGGTCTCACCAAATCTCTGCAAAGTCCTGATGTCGATATACGTCAGCAGGCGGAAGTAGAACTGAATAAAAAGGTCGAAAAGCTTTTGAATTCCGGTGTAACCATCCATACCGCACTCGATACCAAGCTGCAAACCCAGTCCAAGACTGCTGTACAATCAAAAATCGGTGTCAATGATATCGAAGGAGCTTTAGTGGTTATACAGCATCATACGCACGAGCTTGTCTCTTTGATTGGGGGAAAGGATTATAAAAAAAATTCTTTCAATCGGGCATACCAAAGTTATAGGCAGCCAGGTTCAGCCATAAAGCCACTTCTCGATTATGCTCCCTATATTGAAGAAACGGGTGCTGACATCAATCAGCTTGTAAGTGGAGCGAGCTATTGCAGCAATAGCTATTGCCCAAAGAATTATAGCGGTGACAGTTATGGGATGGTCACACTAAGGACAGCCTTCGCTCAATCCTATAATACACCCGCCATAAGGCTTTTTGAAAAGACGGGTATGGAGACTAGTTTCAAGTACCTGGAAGCTTTCGACTTTAAAAAAGTGAGCAAAAAAGACCACCATACGAGTTCGGCCATAGGCGGGTTCGAATATGGCATGAGTCCCCTTGAACTGACAAATGCCTATACTTCCTTCAATGACGGAAACTATCAGCCAGCGCGGGCCATTATTAAAATCACTGATCAAAAAGGTGAAGTCCTTTATAAATGGAACGACAACTCCAAGGAGATATGGAACAAAAGCACCGTAGCCAAGATGCGGCAACTTCTCCATGAAACAACGCTTTCCGGGACAGCCCGCAAAGCCTACTTTCCCACAGATTATATCGGCGGGAAAACCGGTACGACCAATGATGTGAAAGACATGTGGTTTGTCGGCCTGACAGCAAACTATACAACAGGCGTTTGGATTGGGAGGGACAAGCCATCCAATCTGCAATCCATTTATTCACATACACCCCATGTACTGATTTGGAAAGATATCAGCCAGACTGCCGAGTGA
- a CDS encoding DUF5366 family protein — protein MKNTYLLSYLPIISILLFSLSFAIYGEMQMLKLFGNLGIYQGMLEFFSEAGIKLALLIVLLLLFFMVFAALKLISDTILELSLLFFSKDSEGKALNSVRRGSVIYVIGGACSLFSVQFIIGLGSIFIATNVVALIYFVNKLSPSLNLSRLVGLVFFPIFVWAALISIVAYAGLKLYNSVIASLPI, from the coding sequence ATGAAAAACACATATTTACTTAGCTACCTTCCAATCATTTCAATCCTATTGTTCAGCCTCTCCTTTGCCATTTATGGGGAAATGCAGATGCTCAAGTTATTTGGGAATTTGGGAATCTACCAAGGGATGCTGGAGTTTTTTTCTGAAGCGGGCATTAAGCTGGCGCTGCTGATCGTATTGCTGCTATTATTCTTTATGGTTTTTGCCGCATTGAAGTTGATTTCCGATACTATATTGGAGCTGTCCTTATTATTCTTTTCCAAAGATTCGGAAGGTAAAGCACTGAACAGTGTAAGAAGGGGGTCTGTCATTTATGTCATTGGCGGTGCCTGTTCATTGTTCAGTGTCCAATTCATCATCGGGCTTGGTTCTATCTTTATCGCAACGAATGTCGTGGCCTTAATTTATTTTGTCAATAAGTTAAGCCCGAGCCTGAATTTGTCCAGGCTTGTCGGATTGGTTTTCTTTCCAATCTTCGTTTGGGCTGCCTTGATTTCAATAGTCGCTTATGCGGGATTGAAGCTTTATAACAGCGTTATTGCAAGTCTTCCCATATAG
- a CDS encoding Na+/H+ antiporter subunit A, with product MSLLHWAVLSPFLLALIVPILYKLFRQIHTGWFVLILPILLFTYFSSFISLTKRGDIITERAAWIPSLGIHVDFYVDGLGLLFALLITGIGSLVVLYSVFYLSKEKEKLNQFYVFLLLFMGAMLGVVLSDNLIVLYSFWEFTSLSSFLLIGYWNERERSRYGAQKSLLITVFGGLSLLGGIILLAIMGNTFSIRELIAQSGELMDHPLFTPALLLVLLGAFTKSAQFPFHIWLPDAMEAPTPVSAYLHSATMVKAGIYLVARLSPVFAESGIWFWLVSIAGLITLFWGSFSAIKQTDLKGILAFSTISQLGLIMSLLGLGAAALHYESLGENIYLAATVAAVFHLINHATFKGSLFMVAGIIDHETGTRDIRKLGGLMQLMPITFTVAVIGAFSMAGLPPFNGFLSKEMFLASMVDVLELNIFNMETWGTLFPVLAWVASVFTFIYSMIVVLKPFTGKLQLNLLDKKPHEAPIGMLISPIILASLVIIFGIFPNLLSSSIIEPAVAGIQPSLVGPDFQVHIAFWHGFQPELWMTVGIIAFGIILYKTFPKWQKIHQWMPERLSLNALYDNGLRGLERSASSVMKFLMTGSIRTYLLSIFLFFILSLGFTLYWKDAFKLDTGNLAPIGLYEWVLAAITVIGSIAILFARSRLTSIIILGAVGYTISLFFVLLRAPDLALTQLVIETISVSLFLLCFFHLPLMASRKEERMTFRLNNALISIGVGVMVTLIALSAHSNKLFDSISSYYLENAYKEAGGKNVVNVILVDFRGLDTMFEITVLSIAALGIFAMIKLRLTGGKDKS from the coding sequence ATGTCTTTACTTCATTGGGCGGTATTATCACCGTTTCTATTAGCACTTATTGTACCAATATTATACAAACTATTTCGACAAATACATACAGGTTGGTTTGTATTGATTTTACCGATTCTCCTTTTCACCTATTTTTCAAGTTTCATTTCCTTGACCAAACGAGGGGATATCATTACAGAAAGGGCTGCATGGATTCCTTCTCTCGGAATTCATGTTGATTTCTATGTGGATGGACTAGGGCTTTTGTTCGCCTTGCTTATCACAGGGATAGGTTCACTCGTCGTTCTGTATTCGGTTTTCTATTTATCGAAAGAGAAAGAAAAGCTGAACCAATTTTACGTCTTCCTTTTGCTTTTCATGGGAGCGATGCTGGGCGTCGTCCTTTCCGATAATCTGATTGTCCTTTATTCGTTTTGGGAATTCACGAGTTTATCCTCATTTTTATTGATAGGATATTGGAATGAAAGGGAGCGTTCACGTTATGGGGCGCAGAAATCCCTGTTGATCACTGTGTTTGGAGGCTTAAGCCTGCTTGGAGGCATCATTCTCCTTGCCATTATGGGGAACACATTCAGCATACGTGAATTGATAGCACAAAGTGGGGAACTTATGGACCACCCGCTCTTCACTCCTGCCCTTTTGCTTGTGCTGCTTGGTGCGTTCACTAAATCCGCACAGTTCCCGTTCCATATCTGGCTACCTGACGCGATGGAAGCTCCGACACCAGTCAGCGCTTACCTTCATTCCGCTACAATGGTCAAGGCCGGAATTTATTTGGTTGCCCGATTAAGCCCTGTTTTTGCAGAATCCGGAATATGGTTCTGGCTAGTTTCGATTGCCGGATTGATCACCCTGTTCTGGGGCTCATTCTCTGCAATCAAACAGACAGATTTAAAGGGGATTCTCGCTTTTTCCACCATCAGTCAGCTCGGATTGATCATGTCGCTTTTGGGGCTTGGAGCGGCGGCACTCCACTATGAATCTTTAGGGGAAAATATATACTTGGCAGCCACGGTTGCAGCTGTATTCCACTTGATTAATCATGCGACCTTTAAAGGCAGCCTTTTCATGGTTGCAGGCATCATTGATCATGAAACCGGTACGCGTGATATCAGAAAGCTTGGCGGATTAATGCAGTTGATGCCGATTACTTTCACCGTCGCCGTCATAGGTGCTTTCTCAATGGCTGGCCTTCCACCCTTCAATGGTTTTTTAAGCAAGGAAATGTTCTTGGCCAGCATGGTGGATGTATTGGAACTGAATATCTTCAATATGGAGACATGGGGGACGCTGTTTCCTGTGCTGGCATGGGTCGCCAGTGTATTCACTTTTATATACAGCATGATTGTCGTGCTCAAACCCTTCACAGGCAAACTTCAGTTAAACCTATTGGACAAGAAACCCCATGAGGCACCGATCGGGATGTTGATTTCTCCAATAATCCTTGCTTCGTTGGTGATCATTTTCGGCATTTTTCCAAACTTGCTATCTTCGTCAATCATTGAACCGGCGGTAGCTGGCATTCAGCCAAGCTTGGTGGGTCCGGATTTCCAAGTCCATATCGCCTTCTGGCATGGATTCCAACCCGAATTATGGATGACGGTCGGCATCATTGCATTTGGAATCATTTTATACAAGACGTTTCCGAAGTGGCAAAAGATCCATCAGTGGATGCCTGAACGTTTATCCCTGAATGCTCTGTATGATAACGGGCTAAGAGGGCTCGAACGCTCGGCATCCTCCGTCATGAAATTTTTAATGACAGGTTCGATCCGTACATATTTGCTTTCGATATTCCTATTCTTCATTCTTTCATTGGGCTTTACGCTCTATTGGAAGGATGCATTTAAATTGGATACAGGAAATTTAGCTCCGATCGGCTTATATGAATGGGTATTAGCGGCGATTACCGTGATTGGCTCGATCGCCATTCTGTTTGCAAGATCCCGTTTGACTTCCATTATCATCTTAGGAGCGGTCGGTTATACGATTTCCCTATTTTTCGTTTTGTTGCGGGCACCGGATTTAGCCCTGACTCAACTTGTCATCGAAACGATTTCTGTATCACTGTTTTTGCTCTGTTTCTTCCACCTTCCGTTAATGGCAAGCAGAAAGGAAGAACGGATGACATTCAGGTTGAATAATGCCCTGATATCCATTGGTGTAGGAGTCATGGTTACATTGATTGCCTTATCGGCACATAGCAATAAACTATTCGACTCCATATCAAGTTACTACCTTGAAAATGCTTATAAGGAAGCAGGCGGAAAGAACGTCGTAAATGTCATTCTCGTTGACTTCCGCGGACTTGATACGATGTTTGAAATCACTGTCCTTTCGATCGCTGCGCTTGGAATATTCGCGATGATCAAATTGCGTTTGACAGGGGGGAAAGATAAATCATGA
- a CDS encoding Na(+)/H(+) antiporter subunit B, giving the protein MKQNDLILQTVTKVAAFVILLFAVAIFLGGHYSPGGGFVGGLMTSAAIVLLLLAFDIKTVTGILPIDYKLMIGSGLFISSLTVAGGLVFGVPLMTHVYQYIDLPLLGHISLHTAVLFDLGVYLVVVGVTMTIIQTIGESE; this is encoded by the coding sequence ATGAAGCAAAATGACCTGATTCTCCAAACGGTTACGAAGGTCGCCGCCTTTGTTATCCTGCTTTTTGCAGTAGCCATCTTTTTAGGGGGGCATTATTCGCCAGGAGGCGGGTTTGTCGGCGGCTTAATGACATCAGCCGCCATAGTCCTGCTGTTGCTCGCTTTCGACATTAAAACCGTCACAGGCATCCTGCCGATTGACTATAAGTTAATGATTGGTTCAGGCTTGTTCATATCAAGCCTGACTGTTGCCGGCGGGTTAGTGTTCGGGGTGCCGCTCATGACACATGTATATCAATATATCGATTTGCCTCTGCTTGGGCACATCTCGCTTCATACTGCGGTACTTTTTGATCTGGGTGTTTATCTTGTGGTTGTTGGTGTAACGATGACCATTATTCAAACGATAGGGGAGAGTGAATAA
- a CDS encoding Na(+)/H(+) antiporter subunit C, with amino-acid sequence MELLMAIVIGILFMCATYLMLSKSILRIIIGTGLLSHGAHLLILTMGGLKGGSVPLLSDDVTTYVDPLPQALILTAIVISFGVTSFLLVLAYRTYQELGTDDMEEMRGTEANE; translated from the coding sequence ATGGAACTTTTAATGGCCATTGTCATTGGAATACTATTTATGTGTGCGACCTATTTAATGCTTTCAAAAAGCATTTTAAGAATCATAATCGGTACTGGGCTGCTCAGTCACGGCGCCCATCTTTTGATTTTGACGATGGGCGGTTTGAAAGGCGGTTCCGTTCCATTGCTAAGTGATGATGTTACAACCTATGTTGATCCGCTTCCGCAAGCGCTTATCTTGACGGCCATCGTCATCAGTTTCGGAGTCACATCATTTCTGCTGGTTCTTGCTTATCGGACCTACCAGGAACTCGGAACTGATGATATGGAAGAAATGAGAGGTACGGAAGCGAATGAATAA
- a CDS encoding Na+/H+ antiporter subunit D, with amino-acid sequence MNNLTFMPVLWPLFTGILLIFFVKKIKLQRGISLFSSLFGIVISLYLVFSVHTQGILTLGVGSWDAPFGIVIVADMLSSLLVLTTNIIGLAILIYSFYSIGEERERHYYYPVFQFLLIGVNGAFLTGDLFNLFVFFEVMLMASYVLLVLGGTKVQLRESLKYIIVNVLSSSFFVIMVAYLYSVLGTLNMADISKRIAEVNQPGIISVIAIGFLIVFGLKGAIFPLFQWLPGSYYAPPIPVIALFGALLTKVGIYSIFRTYTLMFYHDQDFTHTFLAILAILTIIIGVIGAIAYWDVKKIIIYNIIIAVGVIIFGISIMNGQALSGSIIYIIHDMLIKAALFLLVGIMIKISGSDDLRDMGGLIKQYPALAWTFFIAAISLAGIPPFSGFAGKLLILQGAAEKGAYFGMAVVLISSLMVLYSVMKIFMNGFWGTPKADYALSNNTVNKMLVPAVLLVIISVLFGVGTESIYPFITQAADTLMNPDIYIKAVLKE; translated from the coding sequence ATGAATAATCTTACTTTCATGCCTGTTTTATGGCCGCTTTTCACAGGCATACTTCTCATTTTCTTTGTAAAAAAAATTAAGCTACAAAGAGGAATCTCTCTTTTTTCCTCTCTTTTCGGAATCGTTATATCCCTTTATCTAGTGTTCTCGGTTCATACTCAAGGGATCTTGACTCTCGGTGTCGGTAGCTGGGATGCCCCGTTCGGAATCGTGATCGTCGCAGACATGCTTTCTTCACTGTTGGTCCTGACCACGAATATCATTGGATTGGCCATACTGATTTACTCGTTTTACTCCATAGGTGAAGAACGTGAAAGACACTATTATTATCCTGTATTTCAATTTTTGCTGATTGGTGTAAACGGTGCCTTCCTTACGGGGGATCTTTTCAATCTATTCGTCTTCTTTGAAGTCATGCTGATGGCTTCTTACGTGCTGCTTGTACTGGGAGGGACGAAAGTACAACTGAGGGAATCATTGAAGTATATCATCGTCAATGTGCTTTCCTCTTCCTTTTTCGTCATCATGGTGGCGTACCTTTATTCAGTTCTTGGCACATTGAACATGGCGGACATCAGCAAGAGGATAGCGGAAGTCAACCAGCCTGGAATCATCTCGGTGATAGCAATTGGCTTCTTGATCGTCTTCGGTTTGAAGGGAGCCATTTTCCCGCTCTTCCAATGGCTGCCTGGGTCCTATTATGCTCCACCCATCCCAGTGATCGCACTATTCGGGGCATTGCTGACAAAGGTAGGGATATACTCCATTTTCAGGACCTATACACTCATGTTTTATCATGACCAGGATTTCACCCATACTTTCCTTGCGATACTTGCGATCTTGACCATCATCATCGGTGTCATAGGAGCGATAGCTTATTGGGATGTTAAAAAAATCATCATTTACAATATCATCATCGCCGTCGGGGTTATCATTTTCGGCATCTCGATCATGAATGGGCAGGCATTATCAGGCTCCATTATATATATCATTCATGACATGCTTATCAAGGCTGCGCTCTTCCTGCTGGTTGGCATCATGATCAAAATCAGCGGATCGGATGATTTACGTGATATGGGTGGCTTGATCAAGCAATACCCTGCACTTGCATGGACCTTCTTCATAGCTGCCATATCATTGGCGGGAATTCCACCGTTCAGCGGATTTGCCGGCAAACTCCTGATTCTTCAGGGAGCTGCAGAAAAAGGTGCCTACTTTGGGATGGCCGTTGTCTTGATTTCAAGCTTGATGGTCCTATACTCGGTTATGAAAATATTCATGAATGGTTTCTGGGGAACTCCAAAAGCTGATTATGCCTTATCTAATAATACGGTAAATAAAATGCTGGTTCCTGCCGTCCTCCTTGTTATCATTTCCGTTTTATTCGGAGTAGGAACAGAATCGATTTACCCATTCATTACACAAGCTGCAGATACATTAATGAATCCCGATATATATATCAAAGCGGTTTTAAAGGAGTAG
- a CDS encoding Na+/H+ antiporter subunit E produces the protein MSFQILLNVFLAVIWMFLKNEFNGSTFIIGYVLGLGIMFVFRHFFNDRFYLNRVNAVVLLLLIFARELILSNVSVLKVVLKPSLDMRPGIFAFETVLTKDWEITILSNLITLTPGTLVVEVSEDNRILYIHAMDIADKDEAVDSIRNTFEKAIMEVSK, from the coding sequence ATGTCATTCCAAATTTTACTGAATGTGTTCCTTGCGGTTATCTGGATGTTTTTGAAAAATGAGTTTAACGGGAGCACTTTTATCATCGGATATGTATTGGGGCTCGGCATCATGTTCGTCTTCCGTCATTTTTTCAATGATCGTTTTTACCTGAACAGGGTGAATGCCGTCGTTCTATTACTGCTCATATTCGCAAGGGAACTCATACTTTCCAACGTTAGCGTCCTTAAGGTCGTGCTTAAACCGAGTCTGGATATGAGACCTGGCATATTCGCATTCGAGACTGTGCTGACTAAGGATTGGGAAATTACGATACTATCGAATTTAATTACACTGACACCAGGAACACTTGTCGTTGAAGTATCGGAGGATAATCGGATTCTTTATATCCATGCGATGGATATTGCCGATAAGGATGAAGCCGTGGACAGCATTAGAAATACATTCGAAAAGGCGATCATGGAGGTGAGCAAATAA